The DNA segment tcatttttagttttttagttttggattgctttttctagttctgtgaaaaatgtcatgggtaattttatagggattgcattgaatctgtggattctTTTACATTGAGCTGTATTCATTATTTGTACaatttgaagattaatcccttgtcacttcatttgcaaacattttctcctgttctacagattatgtatttaaaatttcattttatttatggtttccattgctgtgcaaaaattctaagtttaattaggtgccattaaattttttttatttttaaaactctaggagatggattcaaaaatttattgtttcattttgtgtcagagagttttctgcctatgttttcttctaagtgttttatattatctggtaTTATACATAGGTCTTTAAtctaatttgtgtttatttttgtatatacagaactatgttgaataaaagatttgaaggtggacatccttgtcttttttttgatgttagaggaaattcttttagcttttcaccactgacAATTATATTAGCTgtaggcttgtcatatatggccttactTTTGTTCTGGTGGGTTCCCTTTATactctttttggaggtttttttttttttattttcagaaataggTGTTAGAATTTGTCAAAAGCTtccagacttggagttcccatcatggctcagtggaaatgaatctgactagcatctgtgaggacacatgtgtgatccctggccttgctcagctggttaaggatctaccttgccatgagctgtggtgtaggtcacacatgtggcttggatctggcattgctgtgactgtggcatagccaagtggctacagctccaatacaacccctaccctgggaacatccatatgctgtggatgcaaccctaaaaaaatccaaacaaaaacaaagtcttcCATACTTCCTTAAAAGTCTGGTAATTTGGCTCTAGAATAACCTttacaactggaaaaaaaaaaaaaaaacctattttgaaGAGTTCATTCACTGACAATGTATCTGGAGAAGTCCTCTTCCCACCCACGTGAAGAAAACTCAtgttccattttctgttttttgtttaagTGACTGATTTTTACTTCTGtctaaatttattctttcaaaaagttctaaaatattttttctcttattgtgTCTTATGTTCACCCACTCTCTTTTAATTTATAACATacctttttatcattataacAGCTAAGTTTGAAATggagagattttatatatatatatatatatatatatgcttattttttaaaaatattctgtaattgtgaagttttaaatatcaaaaaaggTACAGTTGGTTAGTAGATAAATTGCTATGAAGCAAAATTTATTGTATAAGTATTAgagaagcaaaaacataaaaatatgttatttggCAGAACATGTACAGATTTATCAAATCTAAAAGGAATGAGGTTTATGTATATTCAGGCAAAGGGTACATTTTAGGTACAACATTTGGAAACTCATTGAGGAGTCAGAAGAAAATGACTTTTTGTAAATGTTACTGGAATAACAATTAAGTCTGCATTTCACAACAGATAAACCAAATAATGCTACCTGACATCAAAGAAGTTCAATATGTCATACTTTTGAAAAGTAAtctcaagaaaggaaaatagaatctCAACATGAGCTGATAGACTGCTGGTGGTTCAAAGATAAGAACTGAGGTTTATTACAAAGcttcagtaatcaagacagtatggtacttgtaccaaaacagtcatacagaccaatggaacgtaatggagaacccagaagtaaacccagatacctttggtcaattaaccatcaacagaagaggaaagaatataaaatgggaaaaaaagatagtattttcagcaagtggtactggggaAACTGGACTGCtagcttcatgtaaatcaatgaaactggaacataccctcaaccatgcacagaaataaactcaaaaaggcttaaagacttaaatggaaGACAAGACAcattaaaactcctagaagagaacagaggcaaaacattctctgacatcaaccctaacaaatgttttctcaggtcattctcccaaagcaacagaaataaaaccaaaaataaaccaaaaaataaaaatcattataaaataaaaaatataattggggtttatatataaaactaagtCATTTCCTAAGAGTCATAAACATTTATTCATAATACAATTCTAACGTGAATGTATTTACATAAATTTcctatgaatatattttgaatatgatatctgatatatatttttctttttaaggtcacacctgaagcatatggaagatcctgggctagagatcaaattggagcagcagctgctggcttatgtcacagctacagcaattctggatctgagccaccatcTGTGTCCTAAGCCACAAGATTGTagcaatgctacatccttaacccaccgaacaaggccaggcatcaaacccatctCCTCAAGGATATTAGCCAATTTCTTAACACAATGGACCACAATAGGAACATCTGATATCTGATTTCCATCTTACATGTTTTGTATAGTGCAGTTTAACTGCTTATCCTTATGAtgtcaatagttttttttttttaatgttaaatatttaatagaaaaaacTCTGGCCAAAAATATTTGCATCTTAGAATATAAATCTCTAGCTCAAAAATAAGggttattttttctaatatagatgtctggttctttatttttttttaagcaatatgattaaaataataattttaaaatagcttatttttttttagctgattGACTTACTCTTGTGTctgcctttaggaaaaaaatttgtatgaatGCCCCATGGAAAATTATAATCAAACATCAactgatttcattttattggGGTTGTTCCCACCTTCAAGTattggcctttttctttttattctcattgTTCTAATTTTCCTAGTGGCTCTATTTGGCAACCTCTCCATGATTCTTCTCATCTTTTTGGACAATCATCTCCACACACCAATGTATTTTCTACTCAGTCAGCTCTCTCTCATGGACCTGACCTACATCTCTACCATTGTCCCCAAAATGGCCTACAATTTTCTCTTTGGAGACAAGTCTATATCCCTCCTTGGGTGTGGAGTTCAGAGCTTCTTCTTGACTTTGGCAGGTGCAGAAGGATTGCTCTTGGCCTCTATGGCTTATGATCGTTATGTGGCCATTTGCTTTCCTCTTCACTATTCCATCAGAATCAGCAGGAGAGTGTGTGTATTGATGATAATGGGATCTTGGATAATGGGCTCTATCAACTCCTGTGCCCACACAACATATATTCTCTATATCCCTTACTGTCAGTCAAGGGCCATCAATCATTTCTTTTGTGATGTCACAGTCATGTTAACTATGGCCTGCATCAATACCAGGATCTATGAGTACACAGTGTTTGTGAGCACCACCATCTTCCTTTTGCTACCTTTCATTGGTATTGCATTTTCCTACGGTCATGTTCTCCTTGCTGTCTATCAAATGCACTCAGCGGATGGGAAGAAGAGGGCCTATTCAACCTGTAGCACCCACCTCACTGTGGTAACTTTGTACTATTCACCCTTTGTTTACACTTATTTACAGCCAAGATTTCTCCATACTCCAATAGAAGACAAGACTCTGGCTGTGTTCTACACTTTTCTGACACCAATGCTCAATCCTATTATCTATAGCCTTAGAAACATGAGATGATTGGGGCTCTGAGAAGAGTAATTGAGAGAATCCGCTCTGTTAAAATGTAGACAAAGTTTTTGCATGAGTATCAGCAGTTGGATgtaaattcattcattaatgtacattcattaaaatattattttatcattaaaggAAAGGATTAGAACTAATCTAGAGGAGTAGAAAATCACTTATTTCTCAAGAAGttatatatgtttaatttcaagccttattcttttttcttcatggagtttttttccttcaatttcaaGTGCATTTTTTATTGATATGTTTTCAACAATAAAGGTTCTTTGCAATGTagtaatgaaaatggaaaatctaaATATACATAGCTGAGCATAGCAGTTTTactattttcaatatattttccaatatgtctgaaacatatttttttctgaatatgtaGATCAAATCAAATGTCAGAAGGCTTATTGTTCTTCTCATAGAACTCTACTTACTAGTTCTTTCAATATAGGGACACGATGTCAGAGGTTTGGCTGAGACTTCTTCAGAGATTCTTAAGTTGTTATACCAATTTAAATAGAAACTTACATGTTTACATTAGTTTTGGGGTTGTGCTCTTTGGGAAGTGCTTTAAAATCAGCTATATCTGAGAAACAACAATAAAGACTCAGAGAAGCCaacagaaatcaaggaaattgTGAAGGTAATTATACAACAAGTGGCTCAAAGTTTAGTCTCAATCGTCAAAACCAGAAACATCAAGGGCATTCATACAAACACCTCCTACACTCATAATATACTCAGTTTACATGCTAAATTGCCAATACAAACCTTGCATTAGATAATGTCCCtcagataatattttattcttcactCACTATATCTCATAGTTCTGCTGGAATATTTGACTTTTATAAACCAAATTTATCCACTCAGATTATGACTTAGTCACTTTCTGAAGCAGGTCCCACCACAATACCCAAAAAAAATACCTCATTTCAACTAGACTTCCTGGATAAATTGCTATCCATTACTGATCagtgaaaaaattcatttttcctctCAGTGTGGTGGAGAAGGGAAGGTTCATATTCTACAGATATTGCAGGGAATAGCACAAATGAAATCATGAGGCATCTTgctcaaaaatcagaaaaaggtgCCATTCTTGCTGCTCAAAgatagttatttttttcaaaattaatttattagttgTGAAAAGCAACACATTTTACAAATAGTATTTTATGTCAAAATTTTacatataggaattcccatcatggtgcagcggaaatgaatctgactaggaaccacgaggttgtgggttcaatccctggccctgctcagtaggtcaaggatcaagagttgttgtgagctgagctgtaggtcacagacatggctctgatctggcattgctatggctgtggcataggccgggaagtaaaattctgattagacccctatcctgggaacctccatatgctgtaggtttggccctaaaaagacaaaaagaccaaaaaaattacatgtaaaaatTAATACTTGTAGTTACCCTGAttacaagtttttaaaatgttttttaaaatgtttgtaatcaaaatttatagttttagaaACTTTATTTTCTATCATATAATTGAAAGTGTATTCAGCCACTGGTGAAAAATGCTAGGTTGCAATTAacttttgatgatttttaattttttttaggtttaaaagAATCTTTCTGCTTATGTCACTAGAGCTATTAAAAGTGTTTACACTTTGGGAAAACAATTGTTAAATTTCTGATAAATTATAGTAAATATAAATTCTAATACACATATACTGATGATTGCCAAGGAgaactattttctaaaaattatcttATGAATGAGCTGCAACACATCAATTAATACAAATTGATTTTATGCAaatctgaatttaattttaaatctgaatttaaattcattggtattttaatgattcttttctaatttctaataaaTAGGGGACTTTGTATAAGAATGATGTTTCAAATagctctttcttcattttatcaccaattacaaggaaaaatggatatttttgttcataattgttttctgaaacattacatgaaaatataattctttttgattataaatttttccaattaattttggatctttaaatactttaaaaatattatttctatttctaagtCTGTGGATATAAGCTTTGCAATGattcaacagtttttaaaatcatatattttgtaCTCTTTGATGAGTGCTAATAATGCCCTGATATATTCTATTATGATGAACTTTTGTGCACTCTTCTTGTGTAATAATTTATGGAAAACTCACTGCCTAAGCCTCTTAACATTTCCTGTTCTGAAACTCAGGTGACATTGTTAATAGTTTTAtacatgagaaaagaatgtattctgGAAAGAAAAGTTCCCCCATGCATCATCGCTCCTTCCAGAcaaaattccttctttttcatagGC comes from the Phacochoerus africanus isolate WHEZ1 chromosome 4, ROS_Pafr_v1, whole genome shotgun sequence genome and includes:
- the LOC125124172 gene encoding olfactory receptor 2L3-like, with the protein product MENYNQTSTDFILLGLFPPSSIGLFLFILIVLIFLVALFGNLSMILLIFLDNHLHTPMYFLLSQLSLMDLTYISTIVPKMAYNFLFGDKSISLLGCGVQSFFLTLAGAEGLLLASMAYDRYVAICFPLHYSIRISRRVCVLMIMGSWIMGSINSCAHTTYILYIPYCQSRAINHFFCDVTVMLTMACINTRIYEYTVFVSTTIFLLLPFIGIAFSYGHVLLAVYQMHSADGKKRAYSTCSTHLTVVTLYYSPFVYTYLQPRFLHTPIEDKTLAVFYTFLTPMLNPIIYSLRNMR